A single Ketobacter sp. MCCC 1A13808 DNA region contains:
- a CDS encoding glycosyltransferase, whose product MFKKILRRLTSKIASTPPSPSTTIKPAKLPFAPRPRPRFSPRMPMPKAPVPGSDRPKLSLIVIIYNMPDQAEKTLASLAVDYQRNVRTEDYEVLVMENNSGNNLGQERAIKHGSNFRYYLRHETEPTPIHAINFAVQESRADFIGIIIDGARMLTPGVVSYTIAALAIAEQPVICVPGYHLGAKLQQEAMQEGYDETHEQMLLDSIQWPSDGYRLFEISCFSGTSSGGYFKPLSESNCLCMSKQLYAEIGGCDKRFNETGGGQVNLDLYKRASERDNTTLIALIGEGSFHQFHGGITTGQMGEERIDTMRRHFAQYASIRGEAYIPPDKRPILFGAIADSTVPFIMNSANNAFHALQNEAP is encoded by the coding sequence ATGTTTAAAAAAATTCTCCGCCGCCTCACCAGTAAAATAGCAAGCACCCCACCCTCTCCATCAACAACGATTAAACCCGCAAAACTACCTTTTGCCCCTCGCCCGAGGCCACGCTTCTCACCCCGGATGCCCATGCCAAAAGCGCCGGTACCCGGCAGCGATCGTCCCAAACTCTCCTTGATTGTTATAATTTACAACATGCCTGACCAGGCCGAGAAAACACTTGCTTCTCTCGCCGTTGATTACCAGCGCAATGTCCGTACTGAAGACTACGAAGTGCTGGTCATGGAAAACAACTCCGGCAACAACCTCGGTCAGGAGCGAGCAATAAAACACGGCTCTAATTTTCGCTATTATCTGCGACATGAAACTGAACCTACTCCCATCCACGCCATCAACTTTGCAGTGCAAGAATCCCGCGCCGATTTCATCGGCATCATTATCGATGGAGCCAGAATGCTGACTCCCGGCGTTGTCAGCTACACAATTGCAGCACTCGCCATCGCCGAACAGCCTGTAATATGCGTCCCTGGATATCATCTTGGTGCAAAGTTACAACAAGAAGCAATGCAAGAAGGCTACGACGAAACACACGAGCAAATGCTGCTGGACAGCATTCAATGGCCGAGTGACGGGTACCGACTGTTTGAAATCAGCTGTTTCAGCGGTACCAGTAGCGGTGGCTACTTTAAGCCACTCAGTGAAAGCAATTGCCTCTGCATGTCAAAACAACTCTATGCGGAAATCGGAGGATGCGACAAGCGCTTTAATGAGACCGGCGGCGGGCAGGTAAACCTGGATCTCTACAAAAGGGCCAGTGAGCGCGACAATACCACCCTGATTGCCCTCATTGGAGAAGGGTCGTTTCATCAGTTCCATGGTGGTATAACGACAGGACAGATGGGAGAAGAGCGGATTGACACCATGAGAAGACACTTCGCGCAATATGCCAGCATCCGGGGTGAGGCTTATATTCCACCGGACAAACGCCCCATTTTGTTTGGTGCTATCGCCGACAGCACCGTTCCGTTCATTATGAATTCGGCTAACAATGCGTTTCACGCATTGCAAAACGAAGCGCCATGA
- a CDS encoding 2OG-Fe(II) oxygenase, with amino-acid sequence MVGFERLRDTVIQHQNLYQQAEPFPHILLENMVEPKALKLIVDAFPSPQEQMSWRQVSATLEGEKMQFNKLGCSQEANLPICIRQLLWELNSGMFISLLEQLTGIRGLLPDPSLQGAGLHQMLPGGVLGIHADFTNHRVYQLCRRINVLLYLNERWQDEYEGHLELWTRDMSRCARRIRPLLGRMVIFNTDADSFHGSPAPIVCPDGCTRKSIALYYYTNGRDDKEVISTQATDWRQTDRSNLPKLE; translated from the coding sequence ATGGTTGGCTTCGAGCGTCTGCGCGATACGGTTATTCAGCACCAGAACCTTTATCAGCAGGCGGAACCCTTTCCCCATATCTTGTTGGAGAATATGGTAGAGCCAAAGGCGCTGAAGTTGATCGTAGATGCTTTTCCTTCTCCTCAAGAGCAGATGAGTTGGCGCCAAGTGTCGGCGACACTTGAGGGCGAAAAAATGCAGTTTAATAAGCTCGGCTGCTCGCAGGAGGCTAACCTCCCGATCTGCATCAGGCAGCTGTTGTGGGAGCTGAATTCAGGCATGTTTATCAGCCTGCTTGAGCAATTGACTGGTATTCGAGGGTTATTGCCGGACCCGTCGCTACAAGGGGCGGGCCTGCACCAGATGTTGCCGGGCGGGGTACTGGGTATTCACGCGGATTTTACTAATCACCGGGTGTATCAGTTGTGTCGCAGAATCAATGTTTTGTTGTACCTGAACGAGCGCTGGCAGGATGAGTACGAAGGTCACCTGGAGCTTTGGACAAGGGATATGTCCCGGTGTGCGCGGCGTATTCGCCCATTGTTAGGGCGCATGGTTATTTTCAATACAGATGCGGACTCCTTTCACGGTAGCCCGGCACCCATCGTCTGTCCCGACGGCTGCACACGTAAGTCCATCGCCCTTTACTATTATACAAATGGTCGAGATGACAAAGAGGTGATTTCCACGCAAGCAACTGACTGGCGGCAAACGGATCGTTCCAACCTGCCGAAACTAGAGTAG
- a CDS encoding glycosyltransferase, translating to MEKPLKNHKKPMLSVVVVAYNMARQAMNTLYSLSTDYQRGVTREEYEVVVVENQSTNNLHPEEIAKLSGNFRYTLRQESEPTPIHALNQGIELSEGENICLMIDGARMLSPRTLRYIIDALTIEPNALVAVPGYHIGEQDQKLNNVNQHNEILEQQLLDSIHWKRQGYRLFEISCLSPANPHSYLHPLMESNCLSCSKQTILNYGGANPLFKSPGGGAVNLDLYRGLCSNPKIKLYITPGEGTFHQYHGGVTTMQRDDLEALLMSFRAEYESIKGNPYTAVRKEPILIGAITSFALPTFKEAVMRAEKRFARFATQGQDPWEDGHAC from the coding sequence ATGGAGAAACCATTGAAGAACCATAAAAAGCCCATGCTATCCGTGGTGGTGGTAGCCTATAACATGGCAAGACAAGCGATGAATACGCTCTACTCGCTGAGTACCGATTACCAGCGGGGCGTAACACGGGAGGAATACGAAGTCGTTGTTGTAGAGAACCAGTCCACTAACAATTTACACCCGGAGGAGATCGCGAAACTATCAGGCAATTTCCGCTACACATTGCGACAAGAATCCGAACCAACACCTATACACGCCCTTAACCAGGGGATCGAGTTGTCCGAGGGCGAAAATATTTGTCTTATGATTGATGGTGCTCGAATGCTGTCTCCCAGAACATTGAGATACATTATCGACGCACTTACCATCGAGCCAAATGCTCTGGTTGCAGTACCCGGTTATCATATTGGTGAGCAAGACCAAAAGCTCAACAATGTGAACCAACACAATGAAATTCTGGAACAACAATTGCTGGATAGTATTCACTGGAAGAGGCAAGGCTACCGATTATTTGAAATCAGTTGCCTGAGCCCGGCCAACCCGCATAGCTATCTGCATCCTTTAATGGAATCCAACTGCTTATCTTGCAGCAAACAGACTATCCTCAATTACGGTGGAGCAAATCCACTTTTCAAGAGCCCGGGCGGTGGCGCAGTCAACCTGGACCTTTATCGTGGTCTCTGCTCGAACCCGAAAATTAAACTTTATATAACACCCGGAGAAGGCACGTTCCACCAATATCATGGTGGTGTGACCACGATGCAAAGGGACGACCTGGAAGCACTACTGATGTCATTCAGGGCGGAATACGAAAGCATCAAAGGCAACCCCTATACTGCGGTTAGAAAAGAACCTATTCTAATCGGCGCGATAACCAGCTTTGCACTTCCGACGTTCAAAGAAGCCGTAATGCGAGCCGAAAAACGATTTGCCCGTTTCGCCACCCAGGGTCAAGATCCCTGGGAAGACGGCCATGCCTGTTAA
- a CDS encoding sulfotransferase family protein, protein MVTSRPKHIICILGMHRSGTSCLTGTLQELGLNLGKHHTWNPYNLKGNRENQDIVDFHDQLLADNGGSWCSPPRKVVWTEKHYQQARQILGTHANEEYWGFKDPRSLLTYDGWLRLCPDLILIGIFRHPTSVANSLAGRGGHSRKESYRLWKIYNQRLLRLHKPHTFPVLNFDWDPKAFNKQSLQVAQEIGLTPQNTGTAFYSEELRSHDQRQEHLPWGVKYTYKSLLRISKL, encoded by the coding sequence ATGGTAACATCAAGACCGAAGCACATTATCTGCATTCTCGGCATGCATCGCAGTGGCACCAGCTGCCTTACCGGCACGCTTCAGGAGCTGGGGTTGAACCTCGGCAAGCATCATACGTGGAATCCCTACAACCTAAAAGGCAATCGAGAAAATCAGGATATCGTCGATTTTCACGATCAGCTGCTGGCAGACAATGGTGGTAGCTGGTGCTCCCCTCCCCGAAAAGTAGTGTGGACTGAAAAGCATTACCAGCAAGCCAGACAGATTCTCGGTACCCACGCGAATGAAGAATATTGGGGCTTCAAGGATCCCCGAAGCTTGTTAACCTACGACGGCTGGCTCAGACTTTGTCCGGATCTGATCTTAATTGGCATATTCAGACATCCTACCTCCGTTGCCAACTCTCTGGCCGGACGGGGCGGCCACTCCCGAAAAGAGTCCTATCGCCTTTGGAAGATATACAACCAACGACTATTGCGGTTGCACAAGCCCCATACTTTTCCGGTGCTGAATTTTGACTGGGACCCAAAAGCATTTAACAAACAGAGCTTGCAGGTTGCACAAGAAATAGGACTTACGCCACAAAATACCGGCACAGCGTTTTATTCCGAAGAACTCCGCTCTCACGATCAGCGGCAGGAACATTTACCCTGGGGCGTAAAATACACCTATAAATCACTGTTACGTATCAGCAAACTATAA
- a CDS encoding glycosyltransferase: MSASLSLIVILHNMPEQAWNSLLSLTADYQKGVSSTEYEVIVVENSSGNNIPPHRIKQLPENFKYVLREEPGVSPAPAIKHALTLCRGENIGLLIDGAYVLTPGVLTYALQALRLYKAVVAVPGYYLSQQGKDGGIGSSIVEYEQNLLRSIHWKTQGYSLFREATFNPGNRNGQFHPFMESNAFFFPKAAINERTVDESFALPGGGSLNLHIFRQLCLSLETAPVILMGEGCFHQYHGGVSTSNNSERDERVKTFKQQLDAYWPGGFKAVTREPLFFGHISQEALPFVQHSIEAGERRFSRLKSSAKPVWEDDRSIGVSNGETIEEP; this comes from the coding sequence ATGAGTGCCTCGCTTTCTCTAATAGTCATTTTACACAACATGCCAGAGCAGGCCTGGAACAGCTTGCTAAGCCTCACGGCGGATTACCAGAAGGGGGTCTCTTCCACAGAGTATGAAGTCATCGTTGTTGAAAATAGCTCCGGCAACAATATCCCTCCGCACCGGATCAAACAACTTCCCGAGAATTTCAAATACGTATTAAGAGAAGAGCCGGGGGTGTCGCCTGCTCCTGCGATCAAACATGCTCTGACACTGTGCCGGGGAGAAAATATCGGTCTTTTAATTGATGGCGCCTATGTGCTGACTCCCGGCGTTCTGACTTACGCATTGCAAGCCCTGCGCCTTTACAAAGCCGTCGTTGCAGTTCCGGGCTACTACCTCAGTCAGCAGGGAAAAGACGGGGGAATTGGCTCAAGCATCGTTGAATACGAACAAAATCTATTGCGCAGCATCCATTGGAAAACTCAAGGCTACAGCCTGTTTAGGGAAGCGACGTTCAACCCGGGTAACCGTAACGGGCAATTCCACCCATTCATGGAAAGCAATGCTTTTTTCTTTCCAAAAGCAGCAATCAATGAAAGAACTGTCGATGAAAGTTTCGCTCTACCCGGAGGCGGCAGTCTCAATTTACATATCTTTCGCCAACTTTGCTTATCGCTAGAAACTGCGCCAGTGATTCTAATGGGGGAAGGCTGTTTCCACCAGTATCATGGCGGAGTTAGCACCAGCAATAACAGCGAACGGGATGAGCGCGTTAAAACCTTTAAACAACAACTCGATGCGTACTGGCCCGGCGGCTTCAAAGCGGTTACCCGGGAGCCATTATTCTTCGGCCATATTTCTCAGGAAGCGCTGCCCTTCGTACAACACTCTATAGAAGCCGGTGAACGTCGTTTCTCGCGACTTAAAAGTAGCGCCAAGCCCGTGTGGGAAGATGACCGAAGCATTGGAGTAAGCAATGGAGAAACCATTGAAGAACCATAA
- a CDS encoding FkbM family methyltransferase, whose protein sequence is MRHKEKHLTGFTKAALELHYYRPSLYKFYRAEENNPHLLHEADLGPESLVLDVGAYNGDWAKKLIKRYNPTVLAFEPDPGNYNALKKKESEHPKLTAIPYGISDKNEASEIRLSHMGSSIFDIPNASGELKTATIQLHAVDTVWKDLDLKKVSLMKINIEGGEFPLLERMIDTDLIKEVESFMIQFHEWHPGAYHRRRKIRKALAKTHNCVWDYHFVWEKWDRKL, encoded by the coding sequence ATGCGGCATAAAGAAAAGCACCTGACCGGCTTCACTAAAGCAGCGCTGGAGCTTCATTATTACAGACCGTCACTCTACAAGTTCTACCGGGCGGAAGAAAACAATCCTCACTTATTGCATGAAGCCGATCTTGGACCGGAAAGCCTCGTACTAGATGTAGGAGCCTACAATGGTGACTGGGCAAAGAAATTGATTAAAAGATATAATCCGACTGTGCTCGCATTCGAGCCCGATCCAGGCAACTACAACGCACTTAAGAAAAAAGAGTCAGAGCATCCAAAACTGACGGCGATACCTTATGGCATTAGTGATAAAAACGAAGCCTCAGAAATTCGACTCAGCCACATGGGCTCTTCCATTTTTGATATCCCTAACGCCAGTGGCGAACTTAAAACAGCCACTATACAACTGCATGCAGTAGATACCGTCTGGAAAGACCTGGACCTTAAGAAAGTCAGCCTGATGAAAATCAATATCGAAGGTGGTGAGTTTCCGCTTTTGGAGCGAATGATCGACACCGACCTGATAAAAGAAGTTGAAAGCTTCATGATTCAATTTCACGAATGGCACCCCGGCGCTTATCACCGCAGACGCAAAATCAGAAAGGCGCTGGCGAAAACGCACAATTGTGTTTGGGACTACCACTTCGTGTGGGAAAAATGGGACAGGAAACTGTAA
- a CDS encoding FkbM family methyltransferase, translating into MALSAYLNPYRLKKALMKPRTYFMRRRESHQTGFIKSALELHYYRPAFYKFIGATIANKHILHEADLTADSIVLDVGAFTGEWAQHIIQRYNPNILAFEPDPKNYAALLQKAEIYPKLKPLRYGLADKDEVMQISISSMGSSLFENPNSPSGSDTAEVQIHAIDSAWKMLELGTVDLMKINIEGAEFPLLERMIQCDMLKNVDSFMIQFHEWHPGAYHRRRKIRKALAKTHNCVWDYHFVWEKWDKKV; encoded by the coding sequence ATGGCGCTCTCCGCTTACCTCAATCCATACAGGCTGAAAAAAGCATTGATGAAGCCTCGCACCTACTTTATGCGACGTAGGGAGAGCCACCAAACCGGCTTCATAAAATCAGCATTGGAACTTCATTACTATCGTCCTGCGTTCTATAAATTTATTGGTGCGACAATCGCGAATAAACACATTCTTCACGAAGCCGACCTTACTGCGGATAGCATCGTCCTGGATGTGGGTGCCTTTACCGGGGAGTGGGCTCAGCACATCATACAGCGTTACAACCCCAATATATTAGCATTTGAACCAGACCCTAAAAATTATGCCGCTTTACTGCAAAAAGCGGAGATCTACCCAAAACTCAAACCACTACGCTATGGACTGGCTGACAAGGATGAAGTCATGCAAATATCGATTAGCAGCATGGGGTCAAGCCTATTCGAAAATCCAAACTCACCATCCGGCAGCGATACCGCAGAGGTACAAATTCACGCTATTGACAGTGCGTGGAAAATGCTTGAGCTCGGCACGGTGGATCTCATGAAAATTAATATCGAGGGAGCGGAATTCCCTCTACTTGAACGCATGATTCAATGCGACATGCTGAAAAACGTCGACAGCTTTATGATTCAATTCCACGAATGGCACCCCGGCGCTTATCACCGCAGACGCAAGATCAGAAAGGCTCTGGCAAAAACGCACAACTGCGTTTGGGACTATCACTTTGTATGGGAGAAGTGGGACAAAAAAGTGTAA
- a CDS encoding ABC transporter permease, with amino-acid sequence MPDLDLKQPAQPADLSSQLTNLEHNNYDDMWVGLRATRVWGTLGWHDIKQRYRRSSIGPFWFTLSTAIMATVLGFLYSSLFNADIATFLPYVATGLVIWQYIGAVMTEGCNVYMTSGYLIKQVRLPLTVHVTRMVWRNFVIFFHSLPVVLLMLIALKHWPGVEGFLAIPAILALPLHGVWIATVIGILCARFRDIPPIITNLVQVSFFFTPIFWMPEVLTDRAWLVEFNPFYHVIELIRAPLLGRPLHPESWIWSLGMMAAGYLLAWRLMYKYRDRVPYWL; translated from the coding sequence ATGCCCGATTTAGATTTGAAACAACCGGCGCAGCCAGCTGATTTGTCCTCTCAGCTCACTAACCTGGAACATAACAACTACGATGATATGTGGGTGGGTTTGCGAGCGACCCGGGTATGGGGCACGTTGGGCTGGCATGACATAAAGCAGCGTTACCGGCGCTCATCTATAGGGCCGTTTTGGTTTACATTGAGCACTGCCATTATGGCAACTGTGCTGGGTTTTCTCTATTCTTCGCTTTTCAATGCGGATATCGCTACATTTCTTCCCTATGTTGCCACTGGTTTGGTTATCTGGCAGTACATAGGGGCGGTTATGACAGAGGGCTGTAATGTCTATATGACATCAGGGTATTTGATTAAGCAGGTTCGACTGCCGCTCACGGTACATGTGACGCGGATGGTCTGGCGAAACTTCGTGATTTTCTTTCATAGTTTGCCGGTTGTTTTGTTGATGTTGATTGCACTGAAACATTGGCCTGGTGTCGAAGGGTTCCTGGCCATTCCGGCGATTCTCGCACTGCCGTTGCATGGCGTCTGGATCGCGACAGTGATCGGTATTCTTTGTGCGCGGTTTCGGGATATTCCGCCTATCATCACTAATCTGGTGCAGGTTTCCTTTTTCTTCACGCCGATCTTCTGGATGCCTGAAGTGTTAACTGATCGAGCCTGGCTGGTTGAATTTAACCCTTTCTATCATGTCATCGAGCTGATAAGGGCTCCGTTGCTAGGTCGCCCTCTGCACCCTGAATCATGGATCTGGTCGCTGGGTATGATGGCGGCAGGGTACCTGCTAGCCTGGCGCTTAATGTACAAATATCGGGATCGGGTTCCCTACTGGTTGTAA
- a CDS encoding glycosyltransferase family 2 protein, producing the protein MITKRSLSDQIRKIRRPRLSLVVIVFDMPRQAMNTLFSLSTRYQTNIETWQYEVLVIEAQSSRNLCPKEVSALEGDFHYYRVPNTGSPATAVNFGLKKSKGHFQAVLIDGARLASPGLIKHLYLASLISRQVIISVPGYHLGSETQQEAVNNGYNEQQEIQLLDSINWRKQGYKLFEISCWSESTQYGLFRQYGESNCLCLSRGLWKQLGGMDESFCLPGGGLVNLDTYKRALELPHTVLIALAGEGVFHQYHGGVTTNQKREKRAEYLRQAFIEYKKIRGEDFYPDSRIPTLLGEIHRELQTPFSDSFKQLGDTSE; encoded by the coding sequence ATGATTACCAAACGATCTTTATCTGATCAGATACGTAAAATTCGCCGGCCAAGACTCTCTCTTGTTGTGATTGTTTTTGACATGCCTCGACAAGCGATGAACACCCTTTTCTCCCTCAGCACACGATATCAAACCAACATAGAGACTTGGCAATACGAAGTACTCGTCATTGAGGCGCAATCTTCAAGAAACCTGTGCCCCAAGGAGGTGTCTGCTCTGGAAGGCGATTTTCATTATTACCGGGTCCCGAACACCGGGTCGCCCGCTACCGCCGTGAACTTTGGATTAAAAAAATCCAAAGGGCATTTTCAGGCCGTGCTCATAGATGGCGCACGATTGGCCTCCCCAGGCTTGATTAAACATCTTTACCTGGCGTCTTTGATTTCCCGGCAAGTAATTATTTCAGTGCCAGGCTATCACCTAGGCAGTGAAACGCAGCAAGAAGCCGTCAATAATGGCTACAATGAACAACAAGAAATCCAATTGTTAGACTCGATTAATTGGAGAAAGCAGGGTTACAAGCTATTCGAAATCTCCTGCTGGAGCGAAAGCACTCAGTATGGGCTCTTCAGACAGTACGGGGAATCTAATTGCCTGTGCCTATCACGAGGGCTTTGGAAACAGCTAGGCGGCATGGATGAATCTTTCTGTCTTCCTGGCGGAGGATTGGTCAATCTGGACACCTACAAGAGAGCACTTGAACTGCCTCACACAGTGCTTATTGCGCTCGCGGGAGAAGGTGTTTTTCACCAATACCACGGAGGTGTTACGACTAACCAGAAGAGAGAAAAGCGTGCTGAATATCTGCGCCAGGCCTTCATTGAGTACAAGAAGATTCGTGGGGAAGACTTTTATCCCGATTCGCGAATACCGACTTTACTCGGCGAAATTCACCGCGAGCTGCAAACCCCGTTTTCAGATTCATTTAAACAGCTGGGTGATACAAGCGAGTAA
- a CDS encoding sulfatase: protein MAGIAALVRALVDDWNKLLWVALLAVLLTWLAGLKSLVRVSEAEMESSAERPNILVLVADDLGYNDVSTYNPTGFSTPHIDRIAAEGVAFTRHYADATCSPSRVAMLTGREPERSGFRHRGIMIPDEFNTIAESLNKYGYHSYLVGKWHAGEELRAGWPDRKGFTHWFGFLNQWHLQGGTDLNWPTYINPWLRRDGGAPKQYRGHLTDILTQHTVDKIQAFQKSDKPWFLYHAFLAPHTPIQPDARYLSRYPNTEEGAYLALLNQLDDSVGKILDAVGDDPNTIVVFVSDNGGTNERRDNNYPFAGKKNEIYEGSYRTPLVMKLPGRPRGQRIHQVVMNTDIYPTIMAAAGLQVPGDIDGRNLLPLLAGHDSGPRARSWEMYSWNVESMNFSVLAGDGQWRMSNLLGLKNELFDLQASPSGGKDIAGAHPAQVADLERLYKELSWDKSRVNVKAQRRGSDTYYSGFNALRTPTMFGFGIGLEIPPLDQLKKSASAVLAEQRGAWKLHLSAGNVLNWEVGGQVLQSIDFNRYQCNRVVLTGHFQPESLVYQVPSSSSIKLFVNGQLMDASRDVTHPLVSERVLSRPTKVYHHGQAYFVNQQLSSYSESYSPLVEPQHKAMFIESHRDRRLAMPSLERLDQQLCVGG from the coding sequence ATGGCTGGGATTGCTGCATTGGTTAGAGCGCTGGTAGATGATTGGAACAAGCTGCTCTGGGTTGCCCTGCTTGCGGTGTTACTGACCTGGCTTGCCGGCCTGAAGTCCCTTGTGCGTGTCTCTGAAGCCGAGATGGAAAGTAGCGCCGAAAGGCCTAACATACTGGTTTTGGTGGCAGATGATCTGGGCTACAACGATGTTTCGACCTATAATCCCACCGGTTTCTCTACTCCCCATATTGATCGGATAGCGGCAGAGGGCGTCGCTTTCACACGCCATTATGCCGATGCCACTTGTAGTCCCAGTCGAGTGGCTATGTTAACCGGCCGTGAGCCTGAGCGGTCCGGGTTTCGGCATCGGGGAATTATGATTCCTGATGAATTTAATACTATTGCCGAGTCTCTAAACAAGTACGGTTACCATTCTTATCTGGTGGGAAAATGGCACGCGGGTGAGGAGCTTCGTGCGGGTTGGCCGGATCGAAAAGGATTCACCCACTGGTTTGGCTTCCTGAATCAATGGCATTTGCAGGGGGGCACAGATTTAAATTGGCCTACGTATATCAACCCCTGGCTTAGACGCGACGGTGGTGCGCCCAAACAGTACCGGGGGCACCTTACGGATATTCTCACTCAGCACACGGTTGACAAAATCCAGGCGTTTCAGAAATCAGACAAGCCCTGGTTTCTCTATCACGCTTTCCTTGCACCCCATACACCCATACAACCCGATGCTCGCTATCTGAGCCGTTATCCGAACACAGAGGAAGGGGCTTATCTTGCTCTGCTCAACCAACTGGATGACTCGGTGGGAAAGATTCTCGATGCAGTCGGGGACGACCCCAATACCATAGTGGTATTCGTCAGTGATAATGGCGGGACAAACGAGCGCAGGGACAATAATTACCCCTTTGCCGGCAAGAAAAATGAAATTTACGAAGGCTCTTACAGGACGCCTTTGGTCATGAAGTTACCCGGGCGTCCGCGAGGTCAGCGGATTCATCAAGTGGTCATGAATACAGACATTTATCCCACCATCATGGCGGCCGCAGGGTTGCAGGTGCCGGGGGATATAGATGGCAGGAATTTGCTGCCGCTGCTGGCCGGGCATGACTCCGGACCCAGAGCCCGCTCTTGGGAAATGTACAGTTGGAATGTGGAGAGTATGAACTTTAGCGTGTTGGCGGGCGATGGGCAGTGGCGGATGTCAAATCTGTTGGGGCTGAAAAACGAATTATTCGATTTGCAGGCCTCTCCATCAGGTGGAAAAGATATCGCGGGGGCTCATCCCGCCCAGGTGGCAGATCTGGAACGCCTTTATAAGGAGCTTAGTTGGGATAAAAGCCGGGTAAATGTAAAAGCGCAGAGACGAGGTAGTGATACCTATTATTCCGGCTTTAATGCCCTGAGGACGCCAACTATGTTTGGCTTCGGTATCGGTCTTGAAATACCGCCTCTGGATCAGTTGAAGAAGTCTGCTTCCGCTGTATTGGCAGAGCAGAGAGGCGCTTGGAAACTGCATTTGAGTGCCGGCAATGTGTTGAATTGGGAGGTGGGGGGGCAGGTTTTACAATCAATCGACTTTAACCGGTATCAATGCAACCGAGTTGTTTTGACGGGCCACTTTCAGCCAGAGTCATTGGTGTATCAGGTTCCTTCAAGTAGCTCCATAAAATTATTTGTTAACGGACAGTTGATGGATGCGAGTCGTGATGTGACGCATCCTCTGGTGTCGGAGCGGGTATTGAGTCGGCCGACTAAGGTCTACCATCATGGGCAGGCGTACTTCGTCAATCAGCAGTTAAGTTCTTATAGCGAAAGCTATAGTCCACTTGTGGAACCTCAACATAAAGCGATGTTTATCGAAAGTCACAGGGACCGCCGGTTAGCGATGCCGTCACTGGAGCGCTTGGATCAACAATTGTGTGTGGGAGGGTGA